The window AATGTGACACTGCGGTTGAAAAAAGGCCCGATCATCGGCGCAGGCAAGTCCATCTGGAACAACGTCCATGTGCATGATCTGAGCGACGTATATGCTCTTCTCGTGGATGCTGCAATCGCAGGCCGGACTGACAGCGGGCTGTGGGGCGCTAAGACTTACTATTTGACGGAAAACGGGGAGCATTGCTGGGGGGAGCTGGCTCAGACCACTGCAGAGGTAGCTGCTAGACTGGGATACTTGCCTGAGGCTAAAGCGGAACCTATCGACCTGGAGAGCGCAAAACAATACGCCGGGTTTGAGTCACTCAGTTGGGGTATGAATTCCCGCGGCCGTTCTGAGCGCGCGCGGCAAATTCTGGGATGGAAGCCGTACAGACCCAGTCTGGTGGAAGAGCTGCCGGAGATTCTTCGGAATGAGTGGCAACGGCTGCAAAAGTAGACTAGGTGGGAAACTCCAAGGAAAAAGGCCGATACGAGTGTACAGCATGCTGTTGTACAGTTTGGGACATGCATCGTCTTCGCGGATCTTGGAAAGTGCGGTGAGAAGCTCTGGGCATTCCCTGGATCTTATACTCCAGATGAAGAAATTAAAGCGAGCTTCGTGGGTTTCTTGATAGTTGGTATCCGAATTTGCGCAAATGTCAGATGCAAGTCTTAAACAGCAGGGGCCTGGGTCACACAAATGACTCAAACACGGCTATAGAAGCCCCAATGTGGTTAAATACCGGAAATGATCTATAAACTGTTTTTCTATCAAAGACTAGTGGTGTTTTCAGACGTAGTTTAGTAGTCGAGCCTCTACTCCATCCAGTCGATTAATACGAGTCATAGGTTCACCATGTGCCATCCCAGGTGATCAGGCTCCCTCGTATTTAATCGGACTGGGGCTATCAAAAAGCCGACCGGTGGCTTCCCGACAGGAAGTTGGCCCGAATGCCGATTTTTGGGGGACATTCGGCGTGGAGTTGCGCCGAGCCTTGGCGTTCATGTATCCCAATTGGGCGGCTGAGCCCGTTTCTCAACTACAATCGGTTATTCTGACACCTTAAAAAAGCTCCTTCGGTGGCATATTCCAGGGTTCTGGGTCCAAAATGGCGGAGTATTCCGGCCTGTTCAAAACTCTATATGTTCATGGTGGATCAGACCTTGCCGCGTGGAGCCACTTTGTCAGTATATGTTTCTGGGGTTCTGGAACAACTACGATGAAATACTCCAGTAAAACCTCTTATTAAATATCTCCATAATCccttgttttgttttcctcATAGCACCCCTAAACACCATGCCAGTCACAGATCCTTCCAGCTATGGGCCCAATAAAGACTCCCGAGATGCATCATCCACGCCAGATGAGAAGAGGGTCGATGAGAAATTTGCTCTGGGGCGAAAAGGCGCTCTGGTTTTCTTCACATTGTCTGTCCTCACATTGATGGCTGCTCTTGATGGGACATCAATATCGGTTGCGCTTCCAGTAAGGACATCTCTTGCGGCGGCTGAGGCTTGATAACCAGCTAATGCCGTCCAGACCATTGCCACAGACCTAAATGGAACTGCCATTGAGGCATTCTGGAGTGGGACTTCTTTCTTACTATGCTCGACTGGTAAATTCCTCTCTACTCATTGTTGCTTCCATTCTATTGACACCAATACAGTATTCCAACCGAGCTtcgcctccctctccaaCGTCTTTGGCCGCCGACCTATTGTTCTAATAGCAATTCTGTTCTTTTGTGTCGGTGCTGTTATATGTGCCATTGCAGACAACTTTACGTACATGCTGGTAGGTCGGTCCGTGCAGGGcgttggtggaggaggaatcATTGCTTTGAGTGAGATAGTCATGACAGATCTGGTTCCGCTACGGTATCGTGGACAATATTTCGGCATCATGAGTGCAATGTGGAGCATTGGATCAGTCTCCGGGCCCATTCTTGGTGGAGGATTCGCAGAGAATGTGTCCTGGGTACGTATGCCACCGTGCTCATCGTGTCACCAGAACCTAACCAGTCTCAATAGAGATGGATTTTCTACATCAACTTCCCGTTCATTGCATTCGGAGTTGTCTTTGTCCTTTTGTTCCTGAATCTCAATATCATCCCTAGCTCGCTTTCCGAGAAGCTTCGCCGCATCGACTACACCGGAACCGTCCTCTTCGTGGGTAGCTTGTCATCCTTCCTGATCCCTCTAACATGGGGCGGCGTTTCGTATGCCTGGGACTCATGGCGCACGCTGGTGCCACTGATTGTGGGCACAGCTGGACTCCTTGTCTTTGCATTCTACGAATACCGCTTCGCCTCCGATCCTATCATTCCGCCTGTGATATTCCAGAACCGCACAGCCACAGTCTCATTCATTGGCAGTGTATTACAAGGGCTGATCCTCTGGTGCGCGCTGTATTACATGCCTCTATACTATGAGGCCGTGAAGGAATACAGTCCCATTCTGTCGGGCGTTGCTCTCTTCCCCGAAACATTTACTGTCGCCCCCAGCGGATTGGTGATCGGTATCTTGATCACGGTCACAGGCCACTACCGGTGGGCCATCTGGCTCGGATGGGCTGTGTCTACCGCCGGTTTGGGGTTGATGGTTCTCATCAAGACAACCACCAGCATTCCGGGCTGGATCTTGTTGAACATTGTGCCCGGACTGGGACTAGGAGTCCTGTTCCCATCGCTGGGCTATGCCGTGCAGGCATCATCAACGCCAGAGAACTTGTCTATTGCCGTCGCTATGTTCAGTTTCTTCCGCGCCTTGGGCCAGGCTATCGGTGTCGCTGTTGGCGGCGTGGTCTTCCAGAACCGCATGCGGAGCAATCTCATGAAGTACACGGCGCTGGCACCCATGGCTGATGCCTATAGCAAAGATGCTGCGGGACTAGTTCAAGTCATCAAAGCCATGGCAGACGGTGCGACAAAGACAAATCTGAAGGAAGCATACACGGACAGCCTGCGTACTGTGTGGATTGTTTGTTGTGGGATTTCTGGCGTGGCCCTGTTGTTTAGCTTGATGACGGAGCACTACGATCTCGACCGTGCTTTGGAAACCACCCAGGGACTACGGCAGGACAACGTTTCCACAGAGAaggatgtggagaaggatgcAGAGGCCAAGGCAGAAACCGTTTTCAAAGAAACAACTCCTTGGGCTTATTGATTGAGGTAACCCTCATGGAAGACCAATAATTAATAAGCGTTTAGATGTACAGTTATGACTTACGAGGTTTTATCTAATTTTGGTAGCACATTCCTCTCATGCATGTCTCTTTTCTATGTAACATGAGCCACTCACTTATGCTCTTCATCAAATCCCGCTCCCCGGATCAAAGTCTTGATTCCCTCGCCTCTTTTCGTGGTTTCCCAAGCATCAATGACATTCTCAAAGGGCACGACCTTGGTAATAAGGGGCTTCAAATCAATCCTTTTGGTCGAAACCATATCCAGTCCCATCTGGAAGTCACCCGCTCCGTATCGGAAGCAGCCCTTGATCGTGATTTCATGCTCCCCAATCAAGGAAATAGGAAAATTGACAACTCTCTTCCCCATTCCTGTCTGAACGTAACTGCCTCCAACTCTTAGCGCATGGATAGCCATCTGAATACAGGATTCTGCTCCTGTAGCCTCAATGGCAACATCGAACCCGGGGACATCTGCATCAGACAGGACTATGCTGCTTTGCAAGGCGCGCAACTCGTTTGCGTTCTGTTCCACGGAAAGGTCCTTGGCTGGGATGTAGGTCGAGAAAGCCATCCGCTCATTCGGGATAAACTTCTTTGCGAAATCCAGTTTGTCACGACTCAAGTCCACGATCACGACCGAGCCAGCTCCGAACTCGCGTGCCACGGCCGCGCACAACAGTCCTACCGTGCCTGAGCCAAAGACCAGAACCTTGTCGCCGGGCAGGATGCCTACTTGGCGCACACTGTGCATCGCAACGGCCAATGGCTCCATCAGCACAGCCTCATCAAGGCCTAACGGCCTATCCATTCCCTTGGGAATCTTGAAGCAACAATCTGCAGGTATCTTATAGTACTTTGACAGCGTGCCGTGTGTATATGGCGGACTCGCCGCAAACTTCATCTTTGGGCAAAGGTTGTAGCGCCCTGCTTTGCAGATGCTGCAAAGGCGACAGGCATACCCTGGCTCGATAGCGATGTTATCGCCCGGTTCCAGATTGGTGACCGCGGGTCCGATGGCGTGCACGGTCCCCGAGGCTTCATGACCCATTACTAGAGGGCGGTCCTGGGAGACGTGGTACTTGATGCCACCATCCGTCCAGAAATGAACCTTTTGGGTGGGGTTAGATGGTGATGAGCATCTGGATGGCTGGAGAGAACACTTACATC of the Penicillium psychrofluorescens genome assembly, chromosome: 1 genome contains:
- a CDS encoding uncharacterized protein (ID:PFLUO_001453-T1.cds;~source:funannotate) — protein: MPVTDPSSYGPNKDSRDASSTPDEKRVDEKFALGRKGALVFFTLSVLTLMAALDGTSISVALPTIATDLNGTAIEAFWSGTSFLLCSTVFQPSFASLSNVFGRRPIVLIAILFFCVGAVICAIADNFTYMLVGRSVQGVGGGGIIALSEIVMTDLVPLRYRGQYFGIMSAMWSIGSVSGPILGGGFAENVSWRWIFYINFPFIAFGVVFVLLFLNLNIIPSSLSEKLRRIDYTGTVLFVGSLSSFLIPLTWGGVSYAWDSWRTLVPLIVGTAGLLVFAFYEYRFASDPIIPPVIFQNRTATVSFIGSVLQGLILWCALYYMPLYYEAVKEYSPILSGVALFPETFTVAPSGLVIGILITVTGHYRWAIWLGWAVSTAGLGLMVLIKTTTSIPGWILLNIVPGLGLGVLFPSLGYAVQASSTPENLSIAVAMFSFFRALGQAIGVAVGGVVFQNRMRSNLMKYTALAPMADAYSKDAAGLVQVIKAMADGATKTNLKEAYTDSLRTVWIVCCGISGVALLFSLMTEHYDLDRALETTQGLRQDNVSTEKDVEKDAEAKAETVFKETTPWAY
- a CDS encoding uncharacterized protein (ID:PFLUO_001454-T1.cds;~source:funannotate) encodes the protein MQNPSCLLYGPGDARFEDRPVPEIEDPHDVIIRIAYVGVCGSDVHFWTDGGIKYHVSQDRPLVMGHEASGTVHAIGPAVTNLEPGDNIAIEPGYACRLCSICKAGRYNLCPKMKFAASPPYTHGTLSKYYKIPADCCFKIPKGMDRPLGLDEAVLMEPLAVAMHSVRQVGILPGDKVLVFGSGTVGLLCAAVAREFGAGSVVIVDLSRDKLDFAKKFIPNERMAFSTYIPAKDLSVEQNANELRALQSSIVLSDADVPGFDVAIEATGAESCIQMAIHALRVGGSYVQTGMGKRVVNFPISLIGEHEITIKGCFRYGAGDFQMGLDMVSTKRIDLKPLITKVVPFENVIDAWETTKRGEGIKTLIRGAGFDEEHK